One Natronomonas gomsonensis genomic window, GAACTGACTGCCGCAGAGCACGCTGACGCGTTCCTTCGGGGTCTGATGGACGCCGATGGTTCCGTCTCGGCACGCGACAACGGCGGGTCGAGCGTTTTGCTCTCGACGATTAGTGAGGACCTCGCCCGACAGGTCCAGTTGCTGCTCGAAACGTACGGCGTTCGGGCGTCGGTTCGCGAACGGGACCGGCGAGGGACTTACGAACTCGCCGATGGGCGGACCATCGAGTCGAAACACGTCCAGTACTTCGTCGAGATGTACGGGGCCGATATCGACCGGTATGCCGAGGCTATCGGCTTCGAAGTCCCCGAGAAGCAGGAGGCCCTCGAAGGAATAGTCGCCGAGAACCGACAGCAACGCGAGATGCTCCCCGTCGGCTCGGCGCTTGCGACTGTCGATGGGTCGGCCGGCGAATACTACCAGAACGTCAACCGGGGGGACAACCCCGGACGAGCACGAGCACGTACGATGCTCGAAGACATCGACCTCGGGTCGGCGGAACCGAACGTGCGTGAAGCCGTCGAGGCGGACCTCCGCTGGGACGAAGTCGTTGCCGCCGTCGACACCGGCGAAAAAGAAGTGTTCGACCTGACGGTTCCGGAGACGCACAACTTCGTCGGAAACGGCATCGTGACCCACAACACCGCTGCAGCTGTTAGAGACGACTTCGCCGACGGCCAGCAGTGGACACTCGAGGCCGGCGCCCTCGTCTTGGCCGACCGCGGCGTCGCTGCCGTCGACGAACTCGACAAGATGGACTCCTCGGACCGCTCGGCGCTCCACGAGGGCCTCGAACAACAGCAAATCAGCGTCAACAAGGCCGGCATCAACGCGACGCTGAAGAGCCGATGTTCGCTTCTGGCGGCGGCGAACCCGAAGTACGGCCGCTTCGACCAACACGAAAAGTACAGCCAGCAAATCGACCTCGAACCGGCGCTGCTGTCGCGGTTCGACATCATGTTCATCATCACGGACGTGCCGGACCAAGAGAAGGACAAGGAACTGGCCGAACACATTGTCCAGACGAACTACGCCGGCGAGGTGTACACCCACCAACAGCAGAACCCCACTTCGAACTTCTCGGAGGACGAAGTCGAGAAAGCCACCGAGGACGTCCAGTCGGCCATCGACCCCGAGTTGATGCGGAAGTACATCGCCTTCGCCAAGCGGAACGTGTTCCCGACGATGACCGAGGAAGCCAAGACGGTCATCGAGGACTTCTACGTCGACCTCCGCTCGAAGGGGCTCGACGAGGGCTCGGCAGTTCCGGTGACGGCACGGAAACTGGAGGCGCTGGTTCGGCTCTCGGAGGCCAGCGCCCGGATGCGATTGGGCGACCACGTCGAGAAACGCGACGCCGAGAAGGCCGTCGACATCGTCATGTCCTCGCTGAAAGACGTCGGCGTCGACCCCGAGACCGGCGAGTTCGACGCCGACATCGTCGAGACGGGCACCTCCAAGAGCCAACGCGACCGCATCAAGAACATCAAGGCTCTCATCAGCGAAATCCAAGAGGAGTACGAAGAGGGCGCCCCCATTGAGGAGGTACTCGACCGCGCCGAAGAGATGGGCACCGAGCGATCGACGGCCGAACACGAAATCGAGAAACTCCGACAGAAGGGCGAGGTGTACGAACCGCAGGGTGGACACCTGCGGTCGGTGTGAATGGACCGGATCGCACGCTGTTGAATCGATTGTAGCGGTCCATTGAGCGTATTTCGTACAGTGTTACAGATTAGGATTTGTTGGATAGACACGCTGTACAACCGGTGTACGCGGGTGTACACTCATTAAGCAGTCCGCAGTGTGAATGCCGTGAGGAGGTGCGAGGGGTGAATTCCAAACCAAGCAGATACGACAGGGAACTGGGGAGACTGAAGCCAGCGAAATACATCAAAGAGGGCCTAACAAGACAATATACCCCAAAGAGCTGAAACGCGGGCGACTAGAATATCCGTATCTCAGAATTGAAAATCAGCCGATACACCCCCATACTTTCGGGGGTGTACGCGGGTTTCAGCGATACGAGGGGTGGCGCATTCCGAACGTCCACCTGGCGTATCCCTTCGGGTGAGCGATGGCCGTACAGCGTTCGATATCGCCGACTGATATGGGTGTTCAACCTGAAGCAGGGGTTTCTCGGGTACTACGACAGGTCGCCTCTCCTCTACGGGTCCCGACAACCAGTCAACCAACCGGGGCACAGCACCACAAAACAGTCCACACTGCGGGCATTCGAATGAGTGTACACTCTCGATAAGAGTGAGTACACCGGGTGTACAGGCTGATTCACGACTTCTAAGGGTGTACGACACGCGAAGCAGAACGATATCGTCTCGATGTATTATTGAACGGGAAAATGGTGAACCCTCAGTACTCGATGTGAATAGCGTGCTGCATACAGCGGATAAGTTCAGTACGGCGGCTTCGTTTGTTTCAGATTGAAGACGACGAACCAGCCGTTAGGTAGATATGCTTAATGACTGCCCGTTTATCTGTCAGATACTAAGAATGTTGAAAACAATCTACTGTATACAGGGCGCATATCCTTCACTACTTTTTGTGGGAACTTAGTTTGAAACCCGGTGGAGTATCAGTCCACGCTAGCTACTCCCTAATATCTCTCGTCGTATCCTCAGATTTCGCTAAGAGGTAGCCACCAAACGCGAGCAGCCAGAGGATGAGCGGGTAGACGACCCACCGCTCGATTCCGCCGCCCCCGAGGAATTCAAGCGGATGGGGGCCACCGACAACCAATCCGAAGAAGAAAACACTGACGAGAGTAAGAAACGAGACTCCGCCATAGAATCCACAAAGGAAGGAAAACGGTCGAGAAACAACTCGGGTGGAGAGCAGGACCGTGATCCCGCCCGTGAAAAACGTGAGGAGCGCGAATAGTCCATGCCACGGCGTCACGTTCCCCGGAAACACACCGACGCCAAACGCGCCGAATCCAAAGACGGCTAGTGTAATCGGGAACCCGCGACGATCCATTACCCGGTAAAGGAGGTACGCCGAGAGGATTACGATCGCTCCTGTCAGGAGCATCGTAGAATTGAAAATTGTCGCCGAGGGTTCGTGTATCACTGGATTCGGTGGGCGTGTTGACCCCAGGTCGCTGATATCCTGTCGGGTCGAATAGTTCGGATAGAGGACCTCAGC contains:
- a CDS encoding DUF998 domain-containing protein — translated: MTQTDSLQSRLGLSKRSIAGFGLTMSGFIGFMGIMTAEVLYPNYSTRQDISDLGSTRPPNPVIHEPSATIFNSTMLLTGAIVILSAYLLYRVMDRRGFPITLAVFGFGAFGVGVFPGNVTPWHGLFALLTFFTGGITVLLSTRVVSRPFSFLCGFYGGVSFLTLVSVFFFGLVVGGPHPLEFLGGGGIERWVVYPLILWLLAFGGYLLAKSEDTTRDIRE